DNA sequence from the Perca fluviatilis chromosome 4, GENO_Pfluv_1.0, whole genome shotgun sequence genome:
gttcattttggccgacctgacgtgttcagtcggaggcagggccGTCGGCACTCACCCGgaaaatggcgagcggaatgagcgtaactacagtctctcaaaatctgacaaatcttttaaactgacctttgttgatctgaaatgaagacagattcagcaactgcatggcctatttctctcttaaaatgttttcagaaacatgtttcggtgaactattttagtataatatgagatcgtattttgaacgagccgccatgacagtctggctttgaatttccggagacaacaaacccatgtgacgcgttcgtccaatcagctgccggttttcagttcttgggcaacattacagtgtagcgccgcctgctgcaatggagacgtattacgtttctcaagtcggtgtcgcctcagtgtgttccgacgcagttttttggacccctgggacccgactgatcattccgactggcttttctgtcgacggtcagccgtctggttggtgtgtctcggctatAACAGGGTTTGGGGGTCAGCGATGGCAGGTTTAACCTGATCTGTAGCAAAGGAGGGTGCTACTCTACTGTcagtgttcacacacacacacacacacacacacacacacttgcattgTTTCTATTATGTAGATTGTACTGTGTTCCACGTCCTCTGACAGTATCAGATAAGTAAACCACAGTGTAGCTGTGAGGCAAGAAGAGCTGTGAAACTCATGTGTCACAGTGCATTGAAAAGAGCAGGCTGTTCTCAAGGACCATTCATACATATCGCTACGAAAAgttaaggcccagacacactgaccagatggctgacactcggaCTCAGTCTCCttgagttggtcaaaaaagtgcctctgaacacaccaaagcaacgagacgtaatacatctccataacagaaGGCagcactaatctgtattgtggcccaaaaaatgaaaaccaacagctgattggacgaacgcgtcacatgggtctggtttctctggaaattcaaagccatactgtcatggcggctcgttcaggatacgatctcatattgtattaaaatagttcaccgaaacgtgtttctgaaaacattttaagagagaaataggccgtgcagttgctgaatctgtcttaatttcagctcaacaaaggtcagtttaaaagattttcgtcagattttgagagactctagtcacgctcaccccgctcgccatttccaggTTAGCTCTTCACCAATCAGATGGGCCGTTTGAGTCTGACTGGAACACACGGAACAGACTtaagtcaccgacctcgccagaatGTCCCAacagccgattatcggctcggtgtgtGGTAGGCTTAACACGCtgttatttgtatgtattttagtatttattgcttctttttttttaagtatgttTTATCAAGCGTTTtgcacagaaaactcagattggacagatagtctagctagctgtctggatttaccctgcagagatctgaggagcagttaaccatagtcctcacaaatccaccggaggttagaacgccaacacagagacagaggaaggggacggacatcggGGGAATTTTCGGCgccaccggagcaatcctggaaatgaaacttACCAGGGTTCAacattaaaggaacatgccgacttattgggactttgtcttattccccgtgtcccccagagttagataagtccatacatacccttctcatctctgtgcgtgttataactctgtctgatgccaccactgctagcctagcttagcccagatcctggaggtaaccggctccatctagcctactgctcccaataagtgacaaaataacgccaacatgttcctatttacatgttgtgatttgtatagtcaaagcgtgtacaaataacaaggtcacatgagacacagtcatcttctaaccgtatacatactgggaactatattctcagaaaggtgaagcactgctacgattagaagggtatgtatggacttatctaactctggtggatacagtgaataagacagtcccaataagtcggcgtgtttcTTTTAACGGTTGCCAGATGGCAGGCTTGTTTGGCCCAACCAACATTGCAAAAGCCCCCAACTTTAAGTTTACTATTATCTCATATGTTGGTGGGGGATTAAATCACAAGTTGTATCACGATACGATTGTTTGGACAACAATACAATATTTTctgatatcacaaagtctgccTATTCATTAATgcccatttaacacaatcagtAACACTTATATCAACtcacaaaaagcaactaaaatataaataaggTGGTAATATATAAGGTggtaatttcaaaataaaggcgcaACTTAAAGATGATGTGTATCGATATTTTAGATTTTGCATCCTTCCTTCCTACTTTCCTTCCTCCCTTTCTTCCTTACTTATTTCCTAATTTCCTTCCTTCATCCCTCCATTCCTCCCTAACTTCCTTCctactttccttccttcctcccttccttccttctttacttccatctttccttccttctttacTTCCTTCATCCCTCCCTtactcccttccttccttctttactttcctctttcctatcttcctcccttccttctttACTTCCCTCTTTCCtaccttcctcccttccttcatTCCATCATTACTTCCCTATTTCCtaccttcctcccttccttcttcTCCTTCCAGCTTCCTGGTAATCCCTCTGTCCTACCTGCATCGACTATATTAGATTGTTGATGATTGAATTGATATATCGATTAGAAAGAATAACAAAGCCAACACTCTCAGCAGAAATGCCACAATATTTGACTCATAACTTGTGTTTATCTGTCATTACGTTGGACTCCTGTGAGGATAAAATCCCCTACCTCTGGTTTCCTcttgaaaagttgttttaataCGCATTTTCCCTTTTTCTGTTTCAGTGTGTATTTCCTTCCTGGGGAAGTTTTACCAATCGCTGAAAGACAACGACGTAAAGTTCAACGCCGCAGACATCGAGAACGCCATCGTAAAGAGCTGCAAAGAGGCTAAAGGCAAAGACAACCGCTTTGTGAGTAAACCACAGATAATACTCTGAAATACATGTTTACTGTCGCTGTTACTTTCACACCTGAAAAGTCTGAAACCGAGGTGCATGTTTCTGTTtctacatttgatccggtaagttctGGTTTCACGCTGTTAACTGAGGCTCAACGTGCACCAAACAACGCCCACAGcagtttatttttcattttatttacctgaagttgctgcattctggctgcagTCTGTAGactccttcatgcacaactcgtattctttcagatgtttcataccaaatgttgtaacagcggccatgttgtgtatagtttaggggcctcgccaccaccagaccaatcagcattgaacagatagaacatgtagctggatttgaatggccttcttttgactgaaagtactgccaaacaacactttttctgctcaccagttccatgtccactttctcacagcctgctgcattgaacgctccacctacgtaaacaccttcccgtaatcaacggcgccgtcattacgGCAACGCGCGTAAtgcaagcgtagggtttggtgggaaaaaaattgaggttcggcagaaacccaaccccgtcaaaaagcccaatgtTTGCATTATTGCATCCCTAGACACAACatatgatattatatatatatatatatatatatatatacacacacatacacatacatacatacacaaacaaacaaaccgtcCTATTGGATTTCTTTCTCCCCATTTCTCGTGTCTAGTGTTACTACATCGGGGCAACGAGCGATGCAGCCACCAAGATCATCAACGAGGTGTCCAAGCCTCTGAGCTACCACGCCCCAGTGGAGAAGATCTGCGAGAAACTCAAGAAGAAGGACAGCCAGATCTGTGAACTGAAATATGGTAAGGGAGGACAAAACTCAGATTTCTACCTGAGTTttgagttttttatttaaaaacactttGCTAGAGTTCTCATATTCAAGTCTCATTCTCTGTGCCATATTTTCCATCtttacaaagtgtgtgtgtgtgtgtgtgtgtgtgtgtgtgtgtgtgtgtgtgtgtgtgtgtgtgtgtgtgtgtgtgtgtgtgtgtgtgtgtgtgtgtgtgtgtgtgtgtgtgtgtgtgtgtgtgtgtgtgtgtgtgtgtgtgtgtgtgtgtgtgtgtgtgtgtcaaatgtgTAATTACGTACAGTACTTGGTTACAGTCCACCACTCATACTTAAGGGTTATATATGAATGGTGATAattttgtgtcttgtgtgtccCACGTAGACAAACAGCTGGACCTGACCACAGTGGACCTGAAGAAGCTTAAAGTGAAGGACCTGAAGAAGATTCTGGAGGAGTGGGGCGAGTCCTGCAAAGGCTGCGCCGAAAAGTCCGACTTCATCCGCAAAATCACAGAGCTAATGCCCAAGTTCG
Encoded proteins:
- the manf gene encoding mesencephalic astrocyte-derived neurotrophic factor; translated protein: MLCLSGLSVALALSLVPGPAEALKDGECEVCISFLGKFYQSLKDNDVKFNAADIENAIVKSCKEAKGKDNRFCYYIGATSDAATKIINEVSKPLSYHAPVEKICEKLKKKDSQICELKYDKQLDLTTVDLKKLKVKDLKKILEEWGESCKGCAEKSDFIRKITELMPKFAPAAASARTDL